The following proteins are co-located in the Wenzhouxiangella marina genome:
- the pstA gene encoding phosphate ABC transporter permease PstA produces the protein MNFRNWMKSGDPWIWMIGGALGISLIMVVGLLSLIAVRGFGHFWPAPLIETTVTDSDGQTVRLLGELVDSETLPAERVRESGLAVDPDATLVTRHLFKIGNREVNSRDFIWHLESRLGDWSYPEGAVMLERREWGNFYGFLERLERDGELLVEGEALWDELQNWIETTTELAGDIRRIENDDIGRINKQLEELRLIERGLEFNQVRGAELESAMAEVNARRAELNADYDVLRQQRNELQRESRRTVLIARDVNGESVSIPVVNIVMASQNNQLGLGGKLAFYGHRIKDFLTGFPREANTEGGIFPAIFGTVTMVLIMSVLVTPFGVLAAIYLREYARQGPVLKAIRVSVYNLAGVPSIVFGVFGLGFFVYLLGGSIDSMFFPERLPAPTYGTPGLFWASLTLALLTLPVVIVSTEEGLARIPRTIREGSLALGATKWETLWKVVVPLSAPAMMTGLILAVARAAGEVAPLMLVGVVKLAPSLPIDGEFPYIHLERKIMHLGFHIYDVGFQSPNVEAARPLVYATALTLVLLILILNLTAIAIRNRLREKYRSESD, from the coding sequence ATGAATTTCAGGAACTGGATGAAATCGGGCGATCCGTGGATCTGGATGATCGGCGGGGCGCTGGGAATCTCCCTGATCATGGTGGTCGGCCTGCTGAGCCTGATCGCGGTGCGCGGTTTCGGGCATTTCTGGCCGGCGCCGCTGATCGAGACGACCGTCACCGACAGCGACGGTCAGACGGTGCGTTTGCTCGGCGAGCTGGTCGACAGCGAGACCCTGCCGGCCGAGCGGGTGCGGGAATCCGGCCTGGCCGTGGATCCCGATGCCACCCTGGTCACGCGCCACCTGTTCAAGATCGGTAACCGCGAGGTCAATTCTCGGGACTTCATCTGGCATCTGGAATCCCGCCTGGGCGACTGGAGCTACCCGGAAGGGGCCGTGATGCTGGAGCGCCGGGAGTGGGGGAACTTCTACGGTTTCCTCGAACGCCTCGAACGCGATGGCGAGCTGCTCGTCGAGGGCGAAGCCCTGTGGGACGAGCTGCAGAACTGGATCGAGACGACGACGGAGCTGGCCGGCGACATCCGCAGGATCGAGAACGACGACATCGGCCGGATCAACAAGCAGCTCGAGGAACTCCGCCTGATCGAGCGCGGGCTCGAATTCAACCAGGTCAGGGGCGCCGAGCTCGAGTCGGCCATGGCCGAGGTCAACGCCCGACGTGCCGAATTGAACGCGGACTACGACGTGCTCCGCCAGCAACGCAACGAACTGCAGCGCGAGTCCCGCCGCACGGTGCTGATCGCTCGCGACGTCAACGGTGAGTCCGTCAGCATTCCGGTGGTCAATATCGTGATGGCCTCGCAGAACAACCAGCTGGGCCTGGGCGGCAAGCTGGCCTTCTACGGTCACCGGATCAAGGACTTCCTGACCGGCTTCCCGCGTGAGGCAAACACCGAAGGTGGCATCTTCCCGGCGATCTTCGGCACCGTGACGATGGTGCTGATCATGTCCGTGCTGGTCACGCCCTTCGGCGTCCTGGCCGCGATCTATCTGCGCGAGTACGCCAGGCAGGGCCCAGTGCTGAAGGCCATTCGCGTGTCGGTCTACAACCTGGCCGGCGTGCCCTCGATCGTGTTCGGGGTGTTCGGTCTGGGTTTCTTCGTCTACCTGCTCGGCGGCAGCATCGACAGCATGTTCTTCCCGGAACGCCTGCCGGCGCCGACCTATGGCACGCCGGGCCTGTTCTGGGCCTCCCTGACTCTGGCCCTGCTGACCCTGCCGGTGGTGATCGTGTCCACCGAGGAAGGCCTGGCGCGGATTCCGCGCACGATTCGCGAGGGTTCCCTGGCCCTCGGGGCGACGAAGTGGGAAACGCTCTGGAAGGTGGTCGTGCCCCTGTCGGCACCGGCCATGATGACCGGCCTGATCCTGGCGGTGGCGCGCGCTGCCGGCGAAGTGGCACCGCTGATGCTGGTCGGCGTGGTCAAGCTTGCACCGAGCCTGCCGATCGACGGCGAGTTCCCCTACATCCATCTGGAACGCAAGATCATGCACCTGGGCTTCCACATCTACGATGTCGGTTTCCAGAGCCCGAACGTCGAGGCGGCGCGACCGCTGGTCTACGCCACGGCCCTGACCCTGGTGCTGCTGATCCTGATCCTGAACCTGACGGCCATCGCGATTCGAAATCGACTGCGCGAGAAGTACCGTTCCGAAAGCGACTAG
- a CDS encoding PstS family phosphate ABC transporter substrate-binding protein: MRKSIIQLTAAAAMLAAGASYAQGEVDPALPEYEPVSGISGNLSSIGSDSLNNLMTLWAEEFQNFYPNVNIQIQGAGSSTAPPAITEGTANFGPMSRLMRSSEIQAFEERHGYPPTPVGTSIDLLAVFVNKDNPIECMSIEQIDAIFSVGRRCGAPESIDRWGQLGLEGAWENRDFALYSRNAVSGTYGFFKENALCGGDFRPSINEQPGSASVVQGVNESLNGIGYSGMAYLTSGVKTVSISPVGSDQCIEPNKENAAEGDYPLARLLYVYVNKNPNRPLPPLEREFFRMVLSRQGQEVVVRDGYIPLPESAAARIRAQLDL, translated from the coding sequence ATGCGCAAGTCCATCATTCAACTCACCGCCGCTGCCGCCATGCTGGCTGCTGGCGCATCCTACGCTCAGGGCGAAGTCGATCCGGCCCTGCCCGAGTACGAGCCGGTCTCCGGCATCTCCGGCAACCTGAGCTCGATCGGCTCGGACTCCCTGAACAACCTGATGACCCTGTGGGCCGAGGAGTTCCAGAACTTCTACCCCAACGTCAACATCCAGATCCAGGGCGCCGGCTCATCGACTGCGCCGCCGGCGATCACCGAAGGCACGGCCAACTTCGGCCCCATGAGCCGCCTGATGCGCTCCTCCGAGATCCAGGCCTTCGAAGAACGCCACGGTTACCCCCCGACCCCGGTCGGCACCTCCATCGACCTGCTGGCCGTGTTCGTCAACAAGGACAATCCGATCGAGTGCATGTCCATCGAGCAGATCGACGCGATCTTCTCCGTCGGCCGTCGCTGTGGCGCGCCGGAAAGCATCGACCGCTGGGGCCAGCTCGGCCTGGAAGGCGCCTGGGAGAACCGTGACTTTGCCCTGTACAGCCGCAACGCCGTTTCGGGCACCTACGGCTTCTTCAAGGAAAACGCCCTGTGCGGCGGTGACTTCCGTCCGTCCATCAACGAGCAGCCTGGTTCGGCCTCGGTGGTGCAGGGCGTGAACGAGTCCCTGAACGGCATCGGCTACTCTGGCATGGCCTACCTGACCTCGGGCGTCAAGACCGTCTCGATCTCGCCGGTGGGCAGCGATCAGTGCATCGAGCCGAACAAGGAAAACGCCGCCGAAGGCGACTATCCGCTGGCTCGCCTGCTCTATGTCTACGTCAACAAGAACCCGAATCGTCCGCTGCCGCCGCTGGAGCGCGAGTTCTTCCGCATGGTGCTGTCGCGCCAGGGCCAGGAAGTCGTGGTTCGTGACGGCTACATCCCGCTGCCGGAATCCGCCGCTGCCCGTATCCGGGCGCAGCTGGACCTGTAA
- the phoU gene encoding phosphate signaling complex protein PhoU: protein MEKQFDQHISRQFNQELEMLRQDVMAMGGVAEEMVRDAVAAVMEGDTAKAQRVIDMDDQVNEMEKEIDEQSTMILARRQPTASDLRLVLAIIRTVNDLERIGDEAEKIARLAVRLADVDRPRGNYQELENMGNTVRGMLHDALDGFARLVPETAVKLVREDEKVDVEYEGLLRQYYTYLVEEPRNTSRVLDCIWIARSIERIGDHAKNIGEYIIYLVEGKDMRHATMEEMEKTISDSRS, encoded by the coding sequence ATGGAAAAGCAGTTCGATCAACACATTTCGCGCCAGTTCAACCAGGAACTGGAAATGCTGCGTCAGGACGTCATGGCCATGGGGGGCGTGGCCGAGGAGATGGTGCGTGACGCCGTCGCCGCCGTCATGGAAGGGGACACGGCCAAGGCGCAGCGGGTCATCGACATGGATGACCAGGTCAACGAGATGGAGAAGGAGATCGACGAGCAGAGCACGATGATCCTTGCTCGTCGCCAGCCCACGGCCAGCGATCTGCGCCTGGTCCTGGCCATCATCCGAACCGTCAACGACCTCGAGCGCATCGGCGACGAGGCCGAGAAGATCGCCCGCCTCGCCGTCCGCCTGGCCGACGTCGATCGTCCCCGTGGCAACTACCAGGAGCTGGAGAACATGGGCAACACCGTGCGCGGCATGCTGCACGATGCCCTCGACGGCTTCGCCCGCCTGGTGCCGGAGACGGCGGTCAAGCTGGTCCGCGAGGACGAGAAGGTCGACGTCGAGTACGAGGGCCTGCTCCGCCAGTACTACACCTACCTGGTCGAAGAGCCGCGCAACACCAGCCGGGTGCTCGACTGCATCTGGATCGCCCGTTCGATCGAGCGCATCGGCGACCACGCCAAGAACATCGGCGAATACATCATCTACCTGGTCGAGGGCAAGGACATGCGCCACGCGACCATGGAAGAGATGGAAAAGACCATCTCCGACAGCCGGAGCTGA
- a CDS encoding aminotransferase class III-fold pyridoxal phosphate-dependent enzyme, whose translation MAILSKLEKLRSIGGKPMTRGLSDELISRFAERDPRLEQAVDDALGVIECWQSAYPDLIKADEAEQKDALQAAYVNFYADDAVNPYVALAGRGPWIITAKGAVLHDSGGYGMLGFGHAPEKILQTMAQPHVMANVMTPCFSHLRFAEVLRAEIGQRRADGCPYHRFLCMNSGSESVTVAGRIADINAKTMTDPGAAKAGYKIKRLSLSGGFHGRTDRPARFSDSTRKTYVAHLASFRDDDSLMTVEPNNCEQLRALFQHADEQKIFIEAMFMEPVMGEGNPGAAITPEFYALARELTRAHGSLLLVDSIQAGLRTQGVLSIVDYPGFEGLEAPDMETYSKALNAGQYPLSVLAMNERAAGIYRKGVYGNTMTTNPRALDVGTAVLQSITPELRRNIVERGEEFVRKFKALQDELDGRITQVQGTGLLFSVELDNRRYKAYGSNSTEEYLRMHGINVIHGGENSLRYTPTFGTTSEEVDMIVEATRDALLNGPVKAIEEAA comes from the coding sequence ATGGCCATCCTCAGCAAACTCGAAAAACTGCGCTCGATCGGCGGCAAACCCATGACCCGGGGCCTGTCCGACGAGCTGATCAGCCGCTTCGCCGAGCGCGACCCGCGCCTGGAGCAGGCCGTGGACGACGCCCTGGGCGTGATCGAGTGCTGGCAGTCGGCCTACCCCGACCTGATCAAGGCCGACGAAGCCGAGCAGAAGGACGCCCTGCAGGCCGCCTACGTCAACTTCTACGCCGATGACGCGGTCAACCCCTACGTGGCGCTGGCCGGTCGCGGCCCCTGGATCATCACCGCCAAGGGTGCGGTGCTGCACGATTCGGGCGGCTACGGCATGCTCGGCTTCGGTCACGCGCCGGAGAAGATTCTGCAGACCATGGCCCAGCCGCACGTCATGGCCAACGTGATGACGCCCTGCTTCTCGCACCTGCGCTTTGCCGAAGTGCTGCGCGCCGAAATCGGCCAGCGTCGCGCCGACGGCTGCCCGTATCACCGCTTCCTGTGCATGAACTCGGGTTCCGAGTCGGTCACCGTGGCCGGCCGCATCGCCGACATCAACGCCAAGACCATGACCGATCCGGGTGCGGCCAAGGCGGGTTACAAGATCAAGCGCCTGTCCCTGAGCGGCGGCTTCCACGGCCGCACCGACCGGCCGGCGCGCTTCTCCGACTCGACCCGCAAGACCTATGTCGCTCACCTGGCCTCGTTCCGCGACGACGACAGTCTGATGACCGTCGAACCGAACAACTGCGAGCAGCTGCGCGCCCTGTTCCAGCACGCCGACGAGCAGAAGATCTTCATCGAGGCGATGTTCATGGAACCGGTCATGGGCGAAGGCAACCCGGGCGCGGCGATCACGCCGGAGTTCTACGCCCTGGCGCGTGAACTGACCCGCGCCCACGGCAGCCTGCTGCTGGTCGACTCGATCCAGGCGGGCTTGCGCACGCAGGGCGTGCTGTCGATCGTCGACTACCCGGGCTTCGAAGGCCTGGAGGCGCCGGACATGGAAACCTACTCCAAGGCCCTCAACGCCGGTCAGTACCCGCTGTCCGTGCTGGCCATGAACGAACGGGCCGCCGGCATCTACCGGAAAGGCGTCTACGGCAACACCATGACGACCAACCCGCGCGCCCTGGACGTCGGCACGGCCGTGCTCCAGTCGATCACTCCCGAGCTGCGTCGGAACATCGTCGAGCGCGGTGAGGAGTTCGTTCGTAAATTCAAGGCCCTGCAGGACGAACTCGACGGCCGGATCACCCAGGTTCAGGGCACCGGCCTGCTGTTCTCGGTCGAACTGGACAACCGCCGCTACAAGGCCTACGGCAGCAACTCCACCGAGGAGTACCTGCGCATGCACGGCATCAACGTGATCCACGGCGGCGAGAATTCGCTTCGCTACACTCCGACCTTCGGCACCACCTCCGAAGAAGTGGACATGATCGTCGAGGCGACTCGCGATGCCCTGCTGAACGGCCCGGTGAAGGCCATCGAAGAAGCCGCCTGA
- a CDS encoding ABC transporter permease subunit: MAKRRRRRYLADGAARWMVRAGGGGVVIALTLIFVYLFSEVFPLLRGASLDEVGTIQTSSLGEGRGVVLGLERYGEIGMRYTDAGELEFFGLETGELLQRTVLELPEGVSITSIGQGEPRSRLVAFGLSDGTAVILKHDSELNFPEEGVREVIPAPDFPLGSEPLVVDPEGRALRAIAVQQARDDVGVAAQMGDGSMTLVRFRVRTGFLTGEREVQRQHWDLPRHEADLTHLELSANLWNLIGTDEAGDLIYWDIARPTQALLRDRVRVASSPERITELAFLNGTFSVVLGTSEGRLSQWFLVRDESEDAGDNVFYLAEAREFTQHEGAITDIKPEYNRKGFVAVDDSGGLGIHYGTSSRTLAMEQISDQPLVAVEVSPVNNMILAEDASGLLHRFDLWNEHPESSLGALWNRVWYEGRSKPEFVWQASSGSDSFEPKYSMVPLTLGTLKAAFFAMLFAMPLAIAGAIYTAYFMTPKIRGVVKPTIEVMEALPTVILGFLAGLWLAPFLENHLPVVFTTLIGLPLSFLLIAFAYAQLPRSLRTRVPPGWEAVILLPVIGLVVWGMVELSPIIEIAFFNGSMRQWFTDVGITYDQRNALVVGIAMGFAVIPTIFSIAEDAVFTVPKHLTQGSLALGATPWQTVTRVVLLTASPGIFSAVMIGFGRAVGETMIVLMATGNSPVLNFNIFEGMRTLSANIAVELPETAVNSTHFRILFLAGLVLFAMTFVVNTIAEIVRQRLRARYSNL; encoded by the coding sequence ATGGCCAAGCGCCGCCGGCGCCGCTACCTGGCTGACGGCGCTGCGCGCTGGATGGTCCGGGCCGGCGGTGGCGGTGTCGTCATCGCCCTGACCCTGATCTTCGTCTACCTGTTCAGCGAGGTCTTTCCGCTGCTCAGGGGCGCGAGCCTGGACGAGGTCGGCACGATCCAGACCTCATCCCTCGGCGAAGGGCGGGGCGTGGTGCTGGGGCTCGAGCGTTATGGTGAGATCGGCATGCGCTACACCGATGCCGGGGAACTCGAGTTCTTCGGCCTCGAAACGGGCGAGCTGCTCCAGCGCACCGTGCTGGAGCTGCCCGAGGGTGTCTCGATCACGAGCATCGGCCAGGGCGAGCCCCGTTCCCGTCTGGTGGCCTTCGGGCTGAGTGACGGCACGGCCGTCATCCTGAAACACGATTCCGAACTCAACTTCCCGGAGGAGGGTGTCCGCGAGGTCATTCCGGCGCCGGACTTTCCGCTGGGTTCCGAGCCGCTGGTGGTGGACCCCGAGGGTCGGGCCCTGCGCGCCATTGCCGTGCAGCAGGCGCGTGATGACGTCGGTGTCGCCGCTCAGATGGGCGATGGCTCCATGACCCTGGTTCGCTTCCGGGTCCGCACGGGCTTTCTGACCGGGGAGCGCGAGGTGCAGCGCCAGCACTGGGATCTGCCTCGCCACGAGGCCGACCTCACGCACCTTGAACTCAGCGCCAATCTCTGGAACCTGATCGGCACCGACGAGGCCGGCGACCTGATCTACTGGGACATCGCCCGTCCCACCCAGGCGCTCCTTCGCGACCGCGTTCGGGTGGCCTCTTCGCCGGAGCGGATCACGGAACTGGCCTTCCTGAACGGGACCTTCTCGGTCGTCCTCGGCACCTCCGAGGGCCGCCTGTCGCAGTGGTTCCTCGTGCGTGACGAAAGCGAGGACGCCGGCGACAATGTCTTCTATCTGGCCGAAGCGCGGGAGTTCACTCAGCACGAGGGGGCCATCACCGACATCAAGCCCGAGTACAACCGCAAGGGCTTCGTCGCCGTCGACGACTCGGGCGGCCTCGGTATTCACTACGGCACCTCCTCGCGCACCCTGGCGATGGAGCAGATCAGCGATCAGCCCCTGGTCGCGGTGGAGGTCTCGCCGGTCAACAACATGATCCTGGCCGAAGACGCCTCCGGACTGCTGCACCGCTTCGATCTCTGGAACGAGCATCCGGAGTCGTCGCTGGGCGCGCTCTGGAACCGGGTCTGGTACGAGGGTCGGTCGAAGCCGGAATTCGTCTGGCAGGCCTCCTCGGGTTCGGACAGCTTCGAGCCCAAGTACTCGATGGTCCCGTTGACCCTGGGGACGCTCAAGGCGGCCTTCTTCGCCATGCTCTTCGCCATGCCGCTGGCGATCGCCGGCGCGATCTACACGGCCTATTTCATGACGCCGAAGATCCGCGGCGTGGTCAAGCCGACGATCGAGGTGATGGAAGCCCTGCCCACGGTCATCCTCGGCTTCCTGGCCGGCCTCTGGCTGGCGCCGTTCCTGGAGAATCACCTGCCGGTGGTCTTCACGACCCTGATCGGCCTGCCCTTGAGCTTCCTGCTCATCGCCTTTGCCTACGCCCAGCTGCCTCGCTCCCTGCGGACTCGCGTGCCGCCGGGCTGGGAAGCGGTCATCCTCCTTCCGGTGATCGGCCTGGTGGTCTGGGGCATGGTCGAGCTTTCGCCGATCATCGAGATCGCCTTCTTCAATGGCTCGATGCGCCAGTGGTTCACCGATGTCGGCATCACCTACGATCAGCGCAACGCGCTGGTGGTCGGCATCGCGATGGGCTTTGCGGTGATTCCGACGATCTTCTCCATTGCCGAGGACGCGGTCTTCACCGTGCCCAAGCATCTGACGCAGGGTTCCCTGGCCCTCGGTGCCACGCCCTGGCAGACCGTGACCCGCGTGGTCCTGCTGACCGCCAGCCCGGGCATCTTCTCGGCGGTGATGATCGGTTTCGGTCGTGCGGTCGGGGAAACGATGATCGTGCTGATGGCGACCGGAAACTCGCCGGTGCTCAACTTCAACATCTTCGAAGGCATGCGGACCCTGTCGGCCAATATCGCCGTGGAGCTGCCGGAAACGGCGGTCAATTCGACCCACTTCCGCATCCTCTTCCTGGCCGGCCTGGTGCTGTTCGCGATGACCTTCGTCGTCAACACCATCGCCGAGATCGTGCGCCAGCGTCTGCGCGCGCGCTACAGCAACCTGTAA
- the queG gene encoding tRNA epoxyqueuosine(34) reductase QueG produces the protein MSHETDYRQAPDDPEALVERIRAWGAELGFDQVGISDLDLAAYEARLDAWLAEGLHGEMDWMAAHGRKRSRPELLQPGTRSVITVRMDYLPADATPVEELLESPERACISRYALGRDYHKVMRQRLKRLAQRIEQAIGPFGHRVFTDSAPVLEKPLAEKSGLGWIGKHTNLLNRHAGSWFFLGEIYTDLALPPDRPVRNHCGSCRRCIDVCPTQAIVAPYRVDARRCISYLTIELKGSIPEEFRKPMGNRIYGCDDCQMVCPWNRYAQHSRVDDFSPRADLDAGDLVTLFAWDEASFLQRTEGTAIRRIGHERWLRNLAVALGNAPTSAVVLNALEARRDHPSPLVREHVQWALEQHGKAAG, from the coding sequence ATGTCTCATGAGACCGATTATAGGCAAGCGCCGGACGATCCCGAGGCCCTGGTGGAACGGATTCGTGCATGGGGCGCTGAACTCGGCTTCGACCAGGTCGGCATCAGCGACCTTGATCTGGCCGCCTACGAGGCCCGCCTCGATGCCTGGCTGGCCGAGGGCCTGCACGGCGAGATGGACTGGATGGCCGCACATGGGCGCAAGCGCAGTCGCCCGGAACTCCTGCAGCCGGGCACGCGCTCCGTGATCACGGTTCGCATGGACTACCTGCCCGCCGACGCCACCCCGGTCGAGGAGCTCCTCGAAAGCCCCGAGCGCGCCTGCATCTCGCGCTACGCGCTGGGCCGGGACTACCACAAGGTCATGCGCCAGCGACTGAAGCGGCTGGCACAGCGCATCGAGCAGGCGATCGGCCCCTTCGGTCACCGGGTATTCACCGACTCCGCGCCCGTGCTGGAGAAGCCGCTGGCCGAGAAGTCCGGCCTCGGCTGGATCGGCAAGCACACGAACCTGCTCAATCGACACGCCGGCTCCTGGTTTTTTCTCGGCGAGATCTACACGGACCTGGCCCTGCCTCCGGACCGCCCGGTCCGGAACCACTGCGGCAGCTGCCGACGCTGCATCGACGTCTGCCCGACCCAGGCCATCGTCGCACCCTACCGGGTCGACGCCCGGCGCTGCATTTCCTACCTGACCATCGAGCTCAAGGGTTCGATCCCGGAGGAGTTCCGCAAGCCCATGGGCAATCGGATCTACGGCTGCGACGACTGCCAGATGGTCTGCCCCTGGAACCGTTATGCACAGCACTCGAGGGTCGACGACTTCAGCCCCCGGGCGGATCTGGATGCGGGCGACCTGGTCACGCTGTTCGCCTGGGACGAGGCGAGCTTCCTGCAGCGCACGGAGGGCACGGCGATCCGCCGCATCGGGCATGAGCGATGGTTGCGCAACCTGGCCGTGGCGCTGGGCAATGCGCCGACCAGCGCCGTCGTCCTGAATGCTCTGGAAGCTCGCCGGGATCATCCGTCGCCGCTCGTGCGCGAGCACGTCCAGTGGGCCCTCGAGCAGCATGGCAAGGCGGCCGGCTAG
- the pstB gene encoding phosphate ABC transporter ATP-binding protein PstB, producing the protein MNSTTQTSEPIKVSAGSFGQGRRRLDIEKEKICIEARNLDLYYGQDQALKNVNLRIPHNRVTAFIGPSGCGKSTLLRCFNRMNDLIDTCRIEGEILIDGQDINSREVDVAEHRRRVGMVFQKPNPFPKSIFENVAYGLRLQGVNDKRRLAEVVENSLRAAALWDEVKDRLDDNAFGLSGGQQQRLVIARAIAIEPEVVLLDEPCSALDPISTAKVEELIIELKEQYTIVIVTHNMQQAARVSDFTAYMYMGELIEFDDTAHLFTNPRKKATEDYITGRYG; encoded by the coding sequence ATGAATTCCACGACACAGACTTCCGAGCCGATCAAGGTCAGCGCCGGGTCCTTCGGCCAGGGCCGTCGCCGCCTGGACATCGAGAAGGAAAAGATCTGCATCGAAGCCCGCAACCTCGACCTCTACTACGGTCAGGATCAGGCGCTTAAGAACGTCAATCTGCGCATTCCGCACAATCGGGTTACCGCCTTCATCGGTCCCAGCGGCTGCGGCAAGTCGACCCTGCTGCGCTGCTTCAACCGCATGAACGATCTGATCGATACCTGCCGGATCGAGGGCGAGATCCTGATCGACGGTCAGGACATCAACAGCCGCGAAGTGGACGTGGCCGAACACCGTCGCCGCGTGGGAATGGTGTTCCAGAAGCCCAATCCCTTTCCGAAGTCGATCTTCGAGAACGTGGCCTACGGGCTTCGCCTGCAGGGCGTCAACGACAAGCGTCGCCTGGCCGAGGTGGTCGAGAACTCCCTGCGCGCCGCAGCCCTCTGGGACGAGGTCAAGGATCGTCTCGACGACAATGCCTTCGGCCTCTCGGGTGGTCAGCAGCAGCGTCTGGTGATAGCGCGCGCCATCGCCATCGAGCCGGAAGTGGTGCTCCTCGACGAGCCCTGTTCGGCCCTGGATCCGATTTCGACCGCCAAGGTCGAAGAGCTGATCATCGAGCTCAAGGAGCAGTACACGATCGTCATCGTGACCCATAACATGCAGCAGGCCGCCCGCGTGTCGGACTTCACCGCCTACATGTACATGGGCGAACTGATCGAGTTCGATGACACGGCGCACCTGTTCACGAATCCGCGCAAGAAGGCGACGGAAGACTACATCACGGGCCGCTACGGCTGA